The Afipia massiliensis genome has a segment encoding these proteins:
- a CDS encoding DUF3126 family protein — MDVTEVRKLDAYLKRLFGNPKIRVVPRPKKDDSAEVYIGEEFIGVLFVDDEDDDRSFQFQMAILETDIEEEV; from the coding sequence GTGGACGTTACGGAAGTCAGGAAGCTCGACGCTTATCTCAAGCGGCTGTTCGGTAATCCAAAAATCCGCGTCGTGCCGCGCCCGAAGAAGGACGACTCGGCCGAGGTCTATATCGGCGAAGAATTCATCGGCGTGCTGTTCGTCGATGACGAGGACGATGACCGGTCGTTCCAGTTCCAGATGGCGATCCTCGAGACCGACATCGAGGAAGAGGTTTGA
- a CDS encoding patatin-like phospholipase family protein: MLESLMGFRHNGIRNKMELGAAITKKPTIGLALGGGAARGFAHIGILRTLLANGIVPDIVVGTSIGAVVGGSYAAGHLDALESWARGLLPRNIFSYLDIRLNGSGLIGGSKLAAQLEASFGGTYIDELPLKFAAVSTEVNTGHEIWITNGKLVDAVRASYALPGIFEPVLIGERWLVDGALVNPVPVSAARALGAEIVIACNVSTDVFGHGTIISAHGRVAEEPAPPAEPPVPEKRGFGKFFSAEKTVKREFFGSAGRPGISTVMVEAFNIMQDRITRSRLAGDPPDVLISPRVGKVGWFDFHRAEEIINHGTRAAERNIESIQEAINLLTPTSNQTPGTAQPTQP; the protein is encoded by the coding sequence TTGCTCGAAAGTTTGATGGGATTCCGCCACAACGGCATAAGGAACAAGATGGAGCTTGGGGCGGCAATCACGAAGAAGCCGACGATCGGGCTCGCGCTTGGCGGCGGCGCGGCGCGCGGGTTCGCGCATATCGGCATCCTGCGCACGCTGCTCGCCAACGGCATCGTTCCGGATATCGTGGTCGGCACCTCCATCGGCGCGGTTGTCGGCGGTTCCTATGCCGCTGGGCATCTCGACGCGCTGGAATCCTGGGCCAGGGGTCTCTTGCCGCGCAACATCTTCAGCTACCTCGACATCCGCCTCAACGGATCCGGCCTGATCGGCGGCAGCAAGCTCGCGGCCCAGCTCGAAGCGTCATTCGGCGGCACCTACATCGATGAACTTCCGCTGAAGTTCGCGGCGGTCTCCACCGAGGTCAATACCGGCCACGAAATCTGGATCACCAACGGAAAGCTGGTCGATGCGGTGCGTGCGTCCTACGCCCTGCCCGGCATCTTCGAGCCGGTGCTGATCGGCGAGCGCTGGCTGGTGGACGGCGCGCTGGTCAATCCGGTGCCGGTATCGGCGGCGCGCGCGCTCGGCGCGGAAATCGTGATCGCCTGCAACGTCTCGACCGACGTGTTCGGTCACGGCACCATTATCTCTGCGCACGGCAGGGTCGCGGAAGAACCTGCGCCACCGGCCGAACCGCCGGTGCCGGAAAAGCGCGGTTTCGGAAAGTTCTTCTCGGCAGAGAAGACCGTGAAGCGGGAATTCTTCGGCAGCGCCGGACGTCCGGGAATTTCCACGGTGATGGTCGAGGCCTTCAACATCATGCAGGACCGCATCACGCGCTCGCGTCTCGCGGGCGATCCGCCGGATGTTCTGATCTCGCCGCGCGTCGGGAAAGTCGGATGGTTCGACTTCCATCGCGCCGAGGAAATCATCAACCACGGCACGCGCGCGGCTGAACGCAACATCGAATCGATTCAGGAAGCGATCAACCTGCTGACCCCGACATCAAATCAGACGCCGGGCACCGCGCAGCCGACGCAGCCTTAA
- a CDS encoding PilZ domain-containing protein: protein MALVQRQSIRPSAQERRRFQRVKVHLLGRYMLADRREFPCQVINMSPGGLAMLAPGIGNVGERVVAYLDHIGRVEGKITRLLDNGFAMTVGATPRKRDKLAAQLTWLANRQILNLPEDRRHDRIVPRNPMSVLKFGDGRAIACRIMDLSLSGAALAAEIKPLVGEAVTLGRVQARVVRHLEEGFAIEFVHAQLPETVEDNVSAQ, encoded by the coding sequence ATGGCGTTGGTGCAAAGACAATCAATTCGTCCGTCCGCTCAGGAGCGGCGACGTTTTCAGCGCGTGAAGGTTCATTTGCTCGGCCGCTACATGCTGGCGGACCGGCGCGAGTTTCCATGCCAGGTCATCAATATGTCCCCCGGCGGCCTCGCCATGCTGGCGCCCGGCATCGGCAATGTCGGCGAACGCGTGGTGGCCTATCTCGATCATATCGGCCGCGTCGAGGGCAAGATTACCCGCCTGCTCGACAACGGCTTTGCCATGACGGTCGGCGCGACGCCCCGCAAACGAGACAAGCTCGCAGCCCAGCTCACTTGGCTTGCCAACCGCCAGATCCTCAATCTGCCGGAAGACCGTCGCCACGACCGTATCGTGCCGCGCAATCCGATGTCCGTGCTCAAGTTCGGCGACGGCCGCGCCATCGCCTGCCGGATCATGGATCTGTCGCTGTCCGGTGCGGCCCTTGCCGCCGAAATCAAGCCGCTGGTCGGCGAGGCGGTCACCCTCGGCCGCGTGCAAGCCCGGGTCGTCCGTCACCTCGAAGAAGGCTTCGCGATCGAGTTCGTTCACGCGCAGCTTCCCGAGACTGTCGAAGACAACGTAAGCGCGCAGTAA
- a CDS encoding alpha/beta fold hydrolase produces the protein MPSFHNGSVEIAYLDEGEGDPIILVHGFASTKNVNWVYPTWVSTLTKAGRRVIALDNRGHGDSSKLYDSEEYHIGTMAGDVRALMDHLNIPRADMMGYSMGGRITAYLGQRNPERLRTAILGGIGMGLIEGGGPGENVASALEAASLDDVTDPVGRTFRAFADQTRSDRRALAACLRGSRRLMTREEAAAIAVPTLIAVGTTDDIAGSAQRLAEVIPGSQVLDIPNRDHMRAVGDRVYKEGVLEFLAKHA, from the coding sequence ATGCCGAGCTTTCACAACGGCTCCGTTGAAATTGCGTATCTCGATGAAGGTGAGGGCGATCCGATTATCCTCGTGCACGGCTTCGCATCCACCAAGAATGTGAACTGGGTTTATCCGACCTGGGTCTCGACGCTGACGAAAGCGGGGCGGCGCGTAATCGCGCTCGACAATCGCGGCCACGGCGATTCCTCGAAGCTTTATGATTCCGAGGAATATCACATCGGCACCATGGCCGGCGACGTGCGCGCGCTGATGGATCATCTGAACATCCCGCGTGCCGACATGATGGGTTACTCGATGGGCGGCCGCATCACTGCCTATCTCGGCCAACGCAATCCGGAGAGGCTGCGCACGGCGATCCTCGGCGGCATCGGCATGGGTTTGATCGAAGGCGGCGGCCCGGGCGAGAATGTCGCCTCCGCGCTGGAGGCGGCGTCACTCGATGACGTCACCGATCCGGTTGGCCGGACGTTTCGGGCGTTTGCAGATCAGACCCGCTCGGATCGCAGAGCGCTTGCTGCATGCCTGCGTGGCTCGCGGCGCCTGATGACGCGCGAGGAAGCGGCTGCGATTGCCGTTCCCACGCTGATTGCAGTCGGCACAACCGATGACATCGCAGGGTCTGCGCAACGGCTTGCGGAGGTCATTCCGGGGTCGCAAGTGCTTGATATTCCAAACCGCGACCACATGCGCGCGGTCGGCGACCGCGTTTATAAAGAAGGTGTCCTGGAGTTCCTTGCAAAGCACGCATGA
- a CDS encoding transglutaminase-like cysteine peptidase, whose translation MFSIRGRGVGLAIAASLLGMTVAAHAAGERVLYASLGDTTRAPIGWVEFCADNPRDCRGGATLARDIVMTQAAWKDLLRVNRWVNETIKPMTDMDHWGVIEKWSLPADGYGDCEDYVLLKRKMLIEAGWPREALLITVVRDKKGEGHAVLTVKSDKGEFILDNQNEEVVAWTDTGYRFVKRQSQTDANAWVSLGDSRPAVATASSR comes from the coding sequence ATGTTTTCAATTCGTGGACGGGGAGTCGGTCTGGCGATTGCTGCCAGCCTGTTGGGGATGACGGTTGCGGCGCATGCCGCAGGCGAACGAGTGCTTTATGCCAGCCTGGGCGACACGACGCGTGCGCCGATCGGCTGGGTTGAATTCTGCGCCGACAATCCGCGCGATTGCCGGGGCGGCGCGACGCTGGCCCGCGACATCGTGATGACGCAGGCGGCGTGGAAAGATCTGCTGCGGGTCAATCGCTGGGTCAACGAGACCATCAAGCCGATGACCGACATGGATCATTGGGGCGTCATCGAGAAGTGGTCGCTTCCGGCTGACGGATATGGCGACTGCGAGGACTACGTCCTGCTCAAGCGCAAGATGCTGATCGAGGCCGGTTGGCCGCGCGAAGCTCTGCTGATCACGGTGGTGCGCGACAAGAAGGGCGAAGGCCACGCGGTGCTGACGGTGAAGTCCGACAAGGGCGAGTTCATCCTCGACAACCAGAACGAGGAAGTCGTCGCATGGACCGACACCGGCTATCGCTTCGTGAAGCGCCAGTCGCAGACCGACGCCAACGCCTGGGTTTCGCTTGGAGACTCGCGTCCCGCCGTTGCCACCGCAAGTTCACGCTGA
- a CDS encoding PAS domain-containing protein, translating to MKHPASREFYAYWDEKRAGAAAPERSDLAPDQVRHLLGDIFVLSYDALAEYPFRVAGTRMCALLGRDLKGQSFTSLFRDADREEIKDILGIVAEETQATVVGVTALAPDETRIHLELLLLPFSARSHSPVSLTGSLAPLSPIEGPQTYGTLKDFSVTSWRHLQQDRNRPRALRKWSLIRGLTVYEGLR from the coding sequence ATGAAGCATCCAGCAAGCCGTGAATTTTACGCCTATTGGGACGAGAAGCGCGCCGGCGCTGCCGCGCCCGAACGGAGCGATCTGGCGCCCGATCAGGTCCGGCATCTGCTCGGCGACATCTTCGTCCTGTCCTACGATGCCCTTGCCGAGTACCCGTTCAGGGTGGCCGGAACCCGGATGTGCGCCCTGCTGGGCCGCGACCTGAAAGGGCAGAGTTTCACCAGTCTGTTCCGCGACGCCGATCGCGAAGAGATCAAGGACATCCTCGGGATCGTGGCGGAGGAAACCCAGGCCACCGTGGTCGGCGTGACCGCGCTGGCTCCGGACGAAACCCGAATTCATCTCGAACTGCTGCTTTTGCCGTTCAGCGCCCGCTCCCACAGCCCGGTCAGCCTGACCGGATCGCTGGCGCCCCTCAGTCCCATCGAGGGGCCGCAGACCTACGGCACCCTGAAAGATTTCAGCGTGACGTCCTGGCGTCATCTGCAACAGGACCGCAACCGCCCGCGCGCGCTGCGGAAGTGGTCGCTGATCCGCGGTCTGACCGTCTACGAAGGCCTGCGCTAG
- a CDS encoding CBS domain-containing protein — protein sequence MTVRAVLGSKGHQVISVSPDTKLSAAIKILTERRIGAVMVMSGQKIDGILSERDIVRVLGERGAGVLEEPVRGVMTSKVITCHESDTVSAIMEVMTSGKFRHLPVVDNDRIVGLISIGDVVKWRVAEFEREQEALQDYIKTA from the coding sequence ATGACGGTTCGAGCAGTTCTGGGTAGCAAGGGCCACCAGGTGATCAGCGTATCGCCCGACACCAAGCTTTCAGCAGCAATCAAGATTCTCACAGAGCGCCGCATCGGCGCCGTGATGGTGATGAGCGGTCAGAAAATCGACGGCATCCTCTCCGAGCGCGACATTGTCCGTGTGCTGGGTGAGCGCGGTGCTGGCGTGCTCGAAGAACCTGTGCGCGGCGTGATGACGTCGAAGGTCATCACCTGTCATGAATCGGACACCGTGTCCGCGATCATGGAAGTCATGACGTCAGGAAAATTCCGGCATCTGCCCGTTGTCGATAATGACAGGATCGTCGGCCTGATCTCAATCGGCGACGTCGTGAAGTGGCGCGTCGCGGAATTCGAGCGCGAGCAGGAAGCGCTGCAGGACTACATCAAGACGGCCTGA
- a CDS encoding DUF6949 family protein — translation MSPEALNSFFAIFIGFATAGALTSGFQALMEKPPGFGLLMQEATPKAFAAVPFLVFAAPFIIMRNTVRGRTLEGRRVQFVAMATVVAGFWSMMSGTFVLMLLGAIA, via the coding sequence ATGTCGCCCGAAGCGTTGAATTCCTTCTTTGCCATCTTCATCGGATTCGCCACCGCCGGTGCGCTGACCAGCGGCTTCCAGGCGCTGATGGAAAAGCCTCCCGGTTTCGGATTGCTGATGCAGGAAGCCACGCCGAAGGCGTTCGCCGCCGTGCCGTTTCTGGTCTTCGCCGCGCCCTTCATCATCATGCGCAACACCGTGCGCGGCCGTACGCTTGAAGGACGCCGGGTCCAGTTCGTGGCGATGGCTACCGTCGTCGCCGGTTTCTGGAGCATGATGTCCGGAACATTCGTGCTGATGCTGCTCGGCGCGATTGCCTGA
- a CDS encoding gamma carbonic anhydrase family protein, producing MAIYELDGRAPELPADGQYFIADTATVIGNVRLQANASVWFGSVLRGDNELIDIGEGSNVQDNCTFHTDPGFPLTIGKSCTIGHNVILHGCTIGDGALIGMGAIIMNGARIGAGCVVGAGAIITEGKQFEDRTLVIGAPARVIRTLTPEQVTAMTYGAPHYVHNGQRFKKGLKKIG from the coding sequence ATGGCGATCTACGAACTCGACGGGCGCGCGCCCGAACTTCCTGCCGATGGACAATACTTCATCGCCGACACCGCGACGGTGATCGGCAACGTGCGCTTGCAGGCCAACGCCAGCGTCTGGTTCGGCTCGGTGCTGCGCGGCGACAACGAACTGATCGACATCGGCGAGGGCTCCAACGTGCAGGACAACTGCACCTTCCACACCGACCCCGGATTCCCGCTGACCATCGGCAAGAGTTGCACCATCGGCCACAACGTCATCCTGCACGGCTGCACCATCGGGGATGGCGCGCTGATCGGCATGGGCGCGATCATCATGAACGGTGCGCGCATCGGCGCGGGCTGCGTCGTCGGCGCGGGCGCTATCATTACCGAAGGCAAGCAGTTCGAGGACCGCACGCTGGTCATCGGCGCACCCGCGCGGGTCATTCGTACGCTGACGCCCGAACAAGTCACCGCCATGACTTACGGCGCGCCGCACTACGTTCACAACGGGCAGCGCTTCAAGAAGGGTCTGAAGAAGATCGGGTGA
- a CDS encoding FAD-dependent monooxygenase, which yields MADSRTIVVAGAGIGGLTAALTLAARSFRVIVLERTEKLEEAGAGLQLSPNASRILIDLGLEPLLAPHVIAPESISIMTARTAKEIGRIPLGEAATLRYGAPYWIVRRADLQSALLARVASHPDIDLRLGAQFEDAAVYPKGVTVVQRRVTTRQQEQALALIGADGVWSSVRHQIFPEAQPQFTGSIAWRGTIDASQLPRGFMTQRVQLWMGANAHLVAYPMSGGQRINMVAIVSGEWNRPGWSEPGDVVEIANHFADPHWPVAARMMIGAVDSWRKWALFAMRDGGVWNKGPIALLGDASHAMLPFAAQGAGMAIEDAAVIAKCLEASSGNPTAAFTQYAHQRARRVARVQRTARKNGQTYHLSGPIGFARDQVIRMLGGSRLLSKQDWIYDWRMS from the coding sequence GTGGCCGATTCACGCACCATCGTTGTCGCTGGTGCGGGTATAGGCGGACTGACGGCCGCGCTGACGCTCGCCGCGCGCAGCTTTCGCGTCATCGTGCTTGAGCGCACCGAAAAACTCGAAGAAGCCGGCGCCGGGCTGCAACTGTCGCCGAATGCCAGCCGCATCCTGATCGATCTCGGTCTCGAGCCGCTGCTTGCCCCTCATGTGATCGCGCCCGAGTCGATCAGCATCATGACGGCCCGCACGGCTAAGGAAATCGGGCGTATCCCGCTCGGCGAAGCCGCCACCCTTCGCTATGGCGCGCCCTACTGGATCGTTCGCCGTGCTGATCTGCAATCCGCGCTGCTGGCACGCGTGGCAAGCCATCCCGACATCGATTTGCGGCTCGGCGCGCAGTTCGAGGACGCCGCAGTCTACCCGAAAGGCGTCACCGTCGTTCAGCGCCGCGTCACGACGCGGCAGCAGGAGCAGGCTCTGGCGCTGATTGGCGCTGACGGCGTCTGGTCCAGCGTTCGTCATCAGATTTTTCCGGAAGCCCAGCCGCAATTCACCGGCAGCATCGCATGGCGCGGCACCATCGACGCATCACAACTGCCGCGCGGCTTCATGACGCAGCGTGTGCAACTCTGGATGGGCGCGAACGCGCATCTCGTCGCCTATCCGATGTCGGGCGGACAGCGCATCAACATGGTCGCCATCGTCTCGGGCGAATGGAACAGGCCGGGCTGGAGCGAGCCCGGCGATGTGGTCGAGATCGCCAATCATTTCGCAGATCCGCATTGGCCGGTCGCCGCGCGCATGATGATCGGCGCAGTCGATAGCTGGCGGAAGTGGGCGCTATTCGCGATGCGCGACGGCGGCGTCTGGAACAAGGGGCCGATCGCGCTTCTCGGCGACGCATCGCACGCGATGTTGCCGTTCGCGGCGCAAGGCGCGGGCATGGCGATCGAGGACGCCGCCGTGATCGCGAAATGCCTGGAAGCCTCATCAGGAAATCCAACTGCGGCCTTCACGCAATACGCCCACCAGCGCGCGCGCCGCGTCGCGCGCGTCCAGCGCACAGCCCGCAAGAACGGCCAGACCTATCACCTCAGTGGGCCGATCGGCTTCGCCCGCGATCAGGTCATCAGGATGTTGGGCGGATCACGCCTGCTGTCGAAGCAGGACTGGATCTACGACTGGCGAATGTCCTGA
- a CDS encoding rhomboid family intramembrane serine protease: protein MDSPQSPREPILTIPFGMTALLVIMAGIHGLRALLPLATDAEVIWTFGFVPARYDASVLAGRFPGGVGAEIWTFLTYAFLHADLTHIAFNMLWMLPFGSAVARRFGTTRFFAFFAVTAIAGAFAHLVTHQHEVAPMIGASAAVSGMMAAAIRFAFQHGSFLSFRRGDAEAAARVPALSLMRSLKNPSVLGFLAVWFGLNIITGLGAIAIGASAQSIAWQAHIGGFVAGLLLFSLFDPVPRAIMQDNNARVLPPAAD, encoded by the coding sequence TTGGACTCTCCTCAATCCCCCCGCGAGCCGATCCTGACCATTCCGTTCGGCATGACGGCGCTGCTCGTCATCATGGCCGGCATCCACGGCTTGCGCGCCTTGTTGCCGCTCGCCACCGATGCGGAAGTGATCTGGACTTTCGGCTTCGTGCCCGCGCGTTACGACGCGTCCGTGCTGGCGGGACGGTTTCCCGGCGGCGTCGGCGCGGAAATATGGACGTTCCTGACCTATGCCTTCCTGCATGCGGATCTCACCCACATCGCCTTCAACATGTTGTGGATGCTGCCGTTCGGCAGCGCGGTCGCGCGCCGGTTCGGGACCACGCGGTTCTTCGCGTTTTTCGCCGTCACCGCGATTGCGGGTGCGTTCGCCCATCTGGTGACCCACCAGCACGAGGTCGCACCGATGATCGGCGCGTCGGCGGCGGTGTCGGGCATGATGGCGGCGGCGATCCGCTTCGCTTTCCAGCATGGAAGCTTCCTGTCGTTCCGTCGCGGCGATGCGGAAGCGGCGGCAAGAGTGCCCGCTCTCTCGCTGATGCGGTCTTTGAAGAATCCAAGTGTGCTCGGATTCCTCGCAGTCTGGTTCGGCCTCAACATCATCACTGGTTTAGGCGCGATCGCCATCGGCGCATCGGCGCAGAGCATCGCGTGGCAGGCGCATATCGGCGGTTTTGTCGCAGGCCTGCTGTTGTTTTCATTGTTCGATCCGGTGCCGCGCGCCATCATGCAGGACAATAATGCGCGCGTCCTGCCGCCTGCGGCAGACTGA
- a CDS encoding zinc-finger domain-containing protein: protein MADHVVPHFHNDAGVAIIEIGSREFMCVGANPPFDHPHVFLDLGDDNEIICPYCSTLYRYAADLKAGEARPPECVLKDKVA from the coding sequence ATGGCGGATCACGTCGTCCCTCACTTTCATAACGATGCGGGCGTGGCCATCATCGAAATTGGCTCTCGGGAATTCATGTGCGTCGGCGCGAATCCGCCGTTCGATCATCCGCACGTGTTCCTCGACCTCGGCGACGACAACGAGATCATCTGCCCCTATTGCTCGACGCTGTATCGCTATGCCGCCGATCTGAAGGCAGGCGAAGCACGTCCTCCGGAATGCGTGTTGAAGGACAAGGTCGCCTAA
- the cysE gene encoding serine O-acetyltransferase: MAKHHLDTKTALSTVDPVWTRIRGEAEEIVQREPELATFIYSSVLHHDRLEDAVVHRIAERLDHSALSGDLIRQAYNDALEADPDLGNAFRADLVAVYDRDPAVSRFIDALLYFKGFHALQAHRLAHWLYHNGRRDFAYYIQSRASAEFQTDINPAAKIGRGIFLDHATGFVVGETAVIEDDVSILHGVTLGGTGKENEDRHPKIRHGVMLGAGAKILGNIEVGHCARVASGSVVLKDVPNNVTVAGVPAKIVGEAGCSEPSRTMNQMLNANGN; the protein is encoded by the coding sequence ATGGCCAAGCACCATCTCGATACGAAGACGGCCCTTTCGACCGTTGATCCCGTCTGGACCCGTATCCGGGGCGAGGCCGAGGAGATCGTGCAGCGCGAGCCCGAGCTTGCGACCTTCATTTACTCCAGCGTGCTGCATCACGACCGGCTCGAGGATGCGGTGGTGCACCGTATCGCCGAGCGCCTCGATCATTCGGCGCTGTCCGGTGATCTGATCCGTCAGGCCTACAATGATGCACTCGAAGCCGATCCTGATCTGGGCAATGCTTTCCGCGCCGATCTCGTGGCCGTGTACGACCGCGATCCTGCGGTGTCGCGTTTCATCGACGCGCTGCTCTACTTCAAGGGCTTCCATGCCCTTCAGGCGCACCGGCTTGCGCACTGGCTGTATCACAACGGTCGCAGGGATTTTGCCTACTACATTCAGAGCCGCGCATCGGCTGAATTCCAGACCGACATTAATCCCGCCGCGAAAATCGGCCGCGGTATTTTCCTCGACCACGCGACCGGCTTCGTTGTCGGCGAGACCGCGGTGATCGAGGACGATGTATCGATCCTGCACGGCGTCACGCTCGGCGGCACCGGCAAGGAAAACGAGGACCGGCATCCGAAGATTCGTCATGGCGTCATGCTGGGCGCAGGCGCGAAGATTCTCGGCAACATCGAAGTCGGCCACTGCGCGCGCGTGGCGTCGGGCTCGGTGGTGCTGAAGGATGTGCCGAACAACGTCACGGTGGCGGGCGTGCCGGCGAAGATCGTCGGTGAGGCCGGCTGTTCCGAGCCGTCGCGCACCATGAACCAGATGCTCAACGCCAACGGCAATTGA